A genomic region of Pseudomonas frederiksbergensis contains the following coding sequences:
- a CDS encoding arsenate reductase, whose protein sequence is MKKARTWLDENAVHFDFHDYKTAGIDREHLTQWCNEHGWQVVLNRAGTTFRKLDDERKADLDQTKAIELMLAQPSMIKRPVLDLGDRTLIGFKPDIYAAALK, encoded by the coding sequence ATGAAGAAGGCGCGCACCTGGCTCGATGAAAACGCTGTTCATTTTGACTTTCATGATTACAAAACGGCCGGAATCGACCGTGAACACCTGACCCAGTGGTGCAACGAACACGGCTGGCAAGTGGTGCTCAACCGTGCAGGCACGACCTTTCGCAAACTCGACGACGAACGCAAAGCCGATCTCGACCAGACGAAAGCTATCGAACTGATGCTCGCACAACCTTCGATGATCAAGCGCCCGGTGCTCGATCTCGGTGACCGAACCCTGATTGGCTTCAAGCCAGACATTTACGCGGCAGCGCTCAAGTAA
- the map gene encoding type I methionyl aminopeptidase, which translates to MTVTLKTPEDIAKMRIAGKLAADVLEMIAEYVKPGVTTEELDRICHDYIVNEQKAIPAPLNYKGFPKSICTSINHVVCHGIPNEKPLKDGDTLNIDVTVIKDGYHGDTSRMFHVGSVPVWAERLSQVTQECMYKAIELVKPGCRLGDIGEVIQKHAEKNGFSVVREFCGHGIGKVFHEEPQILHYGRAGTGMELKAGMTFTIEPMINQGRADTKVLGDGWTAITKDRKLSAQWEHTLLVTETGYEIFTLRSDDTIPRVSA; encoded by the coding sequence ATGACCGTCACCCTCAAAACCCCAGAGGACATCGCAAAAATGCGTATCGCCGGCAAACTTGCCGCCGATGTGCTGGAAATGATTGCCGAATACGTCAAGCCGGGCGTCACGACCGAAGAGCTGGACCGCATCTGCCACGACTACATCGTCAACGAGCAGAAAGCCATCCCTGCCCCGCTCAACTACAAAGGCTTTCCGAAGTCGATCTGCACCTCGATCAACCACGTGGTCTGCCACGGCATCCCGAACGAGAAGCCGCTTAAAGATGGCGACACACTGAACATCGACGTCACTGTGATCAAAGATGGCTATCACGGCGATACCAGCCGCATGTTCCACGTCGGCAGCGTGCCGGTCTGGGCCGAACGCCTGTCACAAGTCACCCAGGAATGCATGTACAAGGCCATCGAGCTGGTCAAGCCTGGCTGCCGCCTCGGCGATATCGGCGAAGTCATCCAGAAGCACGCTGAAAAGAATGGCTTCTCGGTGGTTCGCGAGTTCTGCGGTCACGGGATCGGCAAAGTGTTCCACGAAGAACCGCAAATCCTGCATTACGGCCGCGCCGGTACCGGCATGGAACTGAAAGCCGGCATGACCTTCACCATCGAGCCGATGATCAATCAGGGCCGTGCCGACACCAAGGTACTCGGCGACGGCTGGACCGCAATCACCAAGGATCGCAAGCTGTCGGCCCAGTGGGAGCACACCCTGCTGGTGACCGAAACCGGCTACGAGATATTCACCCTGCGCAGCGATGACACCATCCCTCGCGTTTCGGCCTGA
- a CDS encoding [protein-PII] uridylyltransferase, which produces MPQVDPELFDRGQFQAELALKASPIAAFKKAIRQAREVLDERFRSGRDIRRLIEDRAWFVDNILQKAWEQFNWSEDADIALVAVGGYGRGELHPYSDIDLLILLDNADHEVFRDSIERFLTLLWDIGLEVGQSVRSVDECAEQARADLTIITNLMESRTIAGPEHLRQRMLDVTSTEHMWPAKEFFLAKHTEQKARHHKYNDTEYNLEPNVKGSPGGLRDIQTILWVARRQYGTLNLRALAGEGFLVESENALLASSQEFLWKVRYALHMLAGRSEDRLLFDHQRSIAGLLGFAGDDAKHAIENFMQQYYRVVMSIAQLSDLIIQHFEEVILAPEDEAPPQPINSRFQLHDGYIEAINTNVFRRTPFAMLEIFVLMAQQPEIKGVRADTIRLLREHRHLIDDDFRNDIRNTSLFIELFKCKIGIHRNLRRMNRYGILGRYLPEFGFIVGQMQHDLFHIYTVDAHTLNLIKHLRKLQYTQVSEKFPLASKLMGKLPKPELIYLAGLYHDIGKGRHGDHSDIGAVDAEAFCQRHQLPVWDSRLIVWLVQNHLVMSTTAQRKDLSDPQVIHDFAQIVGDEIRLDYLYVLTVSDINATNPTLWNSWRASLLRQLYTETKRALRRGLENPVDREEQIRQTQSAALDILVRGGTDPDDVEQLWSQLGDDYFLRHTAGDVAWHSDAILQQPADGGPLVLIKETTQREFEGGTQIFIYAPDQHDFFAVTVAAMDQLNLNIHDARVITSTSQFTLDTYIVLDTDGDSIGDNPARVKQIRDGLTEALHNPDDYPTIIQRRVPRQLKHFAFAPQVTIHNDALRQVTVLELSAPDRPGLLARIGTIFLEFDLSLQNAKIATLGERVEDVFFITDANHHPLSDPQLCSRLQEAIVEQLSVSPEPSIELARISI; this is translated from the coding sequence ATGCCGCAGGTGGACCCCGAACTCTTCGACCGCGGCCAGTTCCAGGCTGAACTGGCCCTGAAGGCAAGCCCGATTGCGGCCTTCAAGAAGGCCATCCGCCAGGCGCGAGAGGTGCTCGACGAGCGTTTTCGCAGCGGGCGCGATATTCGCCGGTTGATCGAGGATCGTGCCTGGTTCGTCGACAACATCCTGCAAAAGGCCTGGGAGCAGTTCAACTGGAGTGAAGACGCCGACATCGCGCTGGTCGCGGTCGGCGGCTACGGCCGCGGCGAGTTGCACCCCTACTCCGACATCGATTTGCTGATTCTGCTGGACAACGCCGATCACGAAGTTTTCCGCGATTCCATCGAGCGCTTTCTGACGCTGCTATGGGACATCGGCCTGGAAGTTGGCCAGAGCGTACGCTCGGTGGACGAATGCGCCGAACAAGCCCGCGCCGATCTGACCATCATCACCAACCTGATGGAAAGCCGTACCATTGCCGGCCCCGAGCATTTGCGTCAGCGCATGCTCGATGTCACCAGCACCGAGCACATGTGGCCGGCCAAGGAGTTTTTCCTGGCCAAACACACTGAACAAAAGGCACGTCACCACAAATACAACGACACCGAATACAACCTGGAACCCAACGTCAAAGGTTCGCCTGGCGGCCTACGGGATATTCAGACGATTCTATGGGTGGCACGCCGCCAATACGGCACGCTCAACCTGCGCGCACTGGCGGGCGAAGGCTTCCTGGTCGAAAGCGAGAACGCCCTGCTGGCCTCGTCCCAGGAGTTTTTGTGGAAGGTTCGCTACGCCCTGCACATGCTCGCCGGTCGCTCCGAAGACCGCTTGCTGTTTGACCACCAGCGCTCGATCGCCGGGCTGCTGGGTTTTGCAGGCGATGACGCCAAACACGCCATCGAAAACTTCATGCAGCAGTACTACCGGGTGGTGATGAGCATTGCCCAGCTCAGCGACCTGATCATCCAGCATTTCGAAGAAGTGATCCTCGCGCCGGAAGATGAAGCGCCGCCGCAACCGATCAACTCGCGCTTCCAGTTGCATGACGGCTACATCGAGGCGATCAACACCAACGTGTTCAGACGCACGCCGTTTGCCATGCTGGAAATTTTCGTGCTGATGGCCCAACAGCCGGAAATCAAAGGCGTGCGGGCTGACACTATTCGTCTGCTGCGGGAACACCGGCACCTGATCGATGACGATTTCCGCAATGACATTCGCAATACCAGCCTGTTCATCGAACTGTTCAAGTGCAAGATCGGCATCCACCGCAATCTGCGACGGATGAACCGTTACGGCATTCTCGGGCGCTACTTGCCAGAGTTCGGTTTTATCGTCGGGCAGATGCAGCACGACCTGTTCCATATTTATACGGTCGACGCCCACACCCTGAACCTGATCAAACACCTGCGTAAGTTGCAGTACACCCAGGTGTCCGAGAAATTCCCGCTGGCCAGCAAGCTCATGGGCAAGCTGCCCAAGCCGGAGCTGATCTACCTTGCCGGGCTGTACCACGACATTGGCAAGGGCCGGCATGGCGATCACTCGGATATCGGTGCGGTCGACGCCGAAGCATTCTGCCAGCGGCATCAACTGCCCGTGTGGGACAGCCGACTGATTGTCTGGCTGGTGCAAAACCACCTGGTGATGTCGACCACCGCACAGCGCAAGGACCTGTCCGACCCGCAAGTGATCCACGACTTCGCGCAGATCGTCGGCGACGAAATCCGCCTCGATTACTTGTACGTGCTGACCGTTTCGGACATCAACGCCACCAACCCGACGCTATGGAACTCCTGGCGCGCCAGCCTGTTGCGCCAGCTCTACACCGAAACCAAGCGGGCCTTGCGCCGCGGCCTGGAAAACCCGGTCGATCGCGAAGAGCAGATTCGCCAGACCCAAAGTGCCGCCCTGGACATTCTGGTGCGCGGCGGCACCGACCCGGACGATGTCGAACAACTCTGGTCGCAACTGGGCGATGATTATTTCCTCCGTCACACCGCGGGTGACGTGGCCTGGCACAGTGATGCAATCCTCCAGCAGCCAGCCGACGGCGGGCCACTGGTACTGATCAAGGAAACCACCCAGCGCGAATTCGAGGGCGGTACGCAGATCTTCATCTATGCACCGGACCAGCACGACTTCTTCGCCGTGACCGTGGCGGCGATGGACCAACTCAACCTGAACATTCACGACGCCCGGGTTATCACCTCTACCAGCCAGTTCACCCTCGACACCTATATCGTGCTCGACACCGACGGCGACTCGATTGGCGATAACCCGGCGCGGGTCAAGCAGATCCGCGACGGCCTGACCGAAGCCCTGCACAACCCGGACGACTACCCGACCATTATCCAGCGCCGTGTACCGCGCCAGCTCAAGCATTTCGCCTTCGCACCGCAAGTGACGATCCACAACGACGCCCTGCGCCAGGTGACGGTGCTGGAACTCAGCGCCCCGGACCGTCCTGGCCTGCTGGCGCGGATCGGAACAATCTTTCTCGAATTCGACCTGTCACTGCAGAATGCCAAGATTGCCACCCTCGGCGAACGGGTCGAAGACGTGTTCTTCATCACCGACGCGAACCATCACCCGTTGTCCGACCCACAGCTGTGCAGCCGCTTGCAGGAGGCGATCGTCGAACAACTGAGCGTCAGCCCTGAACCCTCTATCGAACTGGCGCGCATCAGCATCTGA
- the dapC gene encoding succinyldiaminopimelate transaminase → MNNALNQLQPYPFEKLRALLGAVTPTPDKRPIALSIGEPKHRSPSFVAEALANNLDQMAVYPSTLGIPALREAIAGWCERRFGVPSGWIDPARNVLPVNGTREALFAFTQTVVNRGDDALIVSPNPFYQIYEGAAFLAGAKPHYLPCLDENGFNPDFDAVSDDIWKRCQILFLCSPGNPTGALIPAETLKKLIALADEHDFVIAADECYSELYFDEQTPPPGLLSACVELGRKDFKRCVVFHSLSKRSNLPGLRSGFVAGDADILKGFLLYRTYHGCAMPIQTQLASVAAWNDEVHVRANRALYREKYDAVLEILSPVMDVQRPDGGFYLWPNVEGDDAAFCRDLFVEEHVTVVPGSYLSREVDGLNPGAGRVRLALVAPLAECVEAAERIRAFIQRRR, encoded by the coding sequence ATGAACAACGCCCTGAACCAGCTCCAGCCTTACCCGTTCGAGAAACTGCGCGCCCTGCTCGGTGCGGTGACGCCAACCCCTGACAAGCGCCCGATTGCACTGTCTATCGGCGAGCCGAAGCACCGCTCGCCAAGCTTTGTGGCGGAAGCGCTGGCGAACAATCTGGATCAGATGGCGGTGTACCCGAGCACGCTCGGCATCCCGGCCCTGCGCGAAGCCATTGCAGGCTGGTGCGAGCGCCGCTTTGGCGTACCGAGTGGCTGGATCGACCCGGCGCGCAACGTGCTGCCGGTCAACGGCACTCGCGAAGCGCTGTTCGCCTTCACTCAGACCGTGGTCAACCGCGGCGACGACGCACTGATTGTCAGCCCGAACCCGTTCTACCAGATCTATGAAGGCGCAGCGTTCCTCGCAGGCGCCAAACCGCATTACCTGCCGTGCCTGGATGAAAACGGCTTCAACCCGGACTTCGACGCGGTATCGGACGATATCTGGAAACGCTGCCAGATCCTGTTCCTGTGCTCGCCGGGCAACCCGACTGGCGCGCTGATCCCGGCCGAAACCCTGAAAAAACTGATCGCCCTGGCCGACGAACACGACTTCGTCATCGCTGCCGACGAGTGTTACAGCGAGCTCTACTTCGACGAACAGACTCCACCGCCAGGCCTGCTTAGCGCCTGCGTGGAACTGGGTCGCAAGGATTTCAAACGCTGCGTGGTTTTCCACAGCCTGTCCAAGCGTTCCAACCTGCCGGGCCTGCGCTCGGGTTTCGTCGCCGGGGACGCCGACATTCTCAAAGGCTTCCTGCTGTATCGCACCTACCACGGCTGCGCGATGCCGATTCAGACCCAACTCGCCAGCGTTGCCGCGTGGAATGACGAAGTGCATGTACGGGCCAACCGTGCGCTGTACCGCGAGAAATACGATGCGGTACTGGAAATCCTCAGCCCGGTCATGGATGTACAGCGCCCGGACGGCGGTTTCTACCTGTGGCCGAACGTTGAAGGCGATGATGCCGCGTTCTGCCGTGATCTGTTTGTCGAAGAACACGTGACGGTGGTGCCGGGGTCTTATCTGTCCCGTGAAGTTGACGGTTTAAATCCGGGGGCTGGCCGGGTGCGCCTGGCATTGGTCGCACCGCTGGCTGAATGCGTTGAGGCCGCCGAGCGGATTCGCGCATTCATCCAGCGCCGTCGATAA